GAGTCGACCCGTCCCGGCGCCTCGCGCGTGGACGAGGACGAGGAGCTGCGGCGCGTGGTCCCCGTCGTGCGGGGCCTGGCCGCCGAGGGCGTGACGGTCTCCGTGGACACCATGCGCGCCACCGTGGCCGAGCAGGCGCTCGCCGCGGGCGCCGTCCTGGTGAACGACGTCAGCGGCGGCCTCGCCGACGAGCGCATGGTCCCCGCGGTGGCCGCCGCCGGGGCGCCCTTCGTCGTGATGCACTGGCGCGGCTTCCTCGCCGACATCCACGCCACTCCCGTCTACGAGGACGTGGTCTCCGAGGTCGTCGACGAGCTCCACGCGCGCGTGCGGGCCGCCATCGAGGGCGGCATCGCCCCCGAGCGCATCGTCGTCGACCCCGGCCTCGGCTTCTCCAAGGACGCCGAGCACGACCTGGCGCTCCTGGCCCGCCTCGACCGCCTCCGTGAGCTCGGCCACCCGATCCTGGTCGCCGCCTCCCGCAAGCGTTTCCTGGGCCGTGTCCTCGCGGGCCCCGAGGGCGCGCCGCCGCCCGCCCGTGAGCGCGACGCCGCCACCGCCGCGGTCTCCGCCATCGCCGCCCACCAGGGCGCCTGGGCGGTCCGTGTGCACGAGGTGCGGGCCACCGCCGACGCCGTCCGTGTCGCACACGCCGTGACCAGCGCGGCGGGCGGTCCTCAGTGACCGGGGCCCGGACCGACGTCGAACAGGTCGAGCTGGCCAACACGGCCTTCTACGAGGCACTGGAGCGCGGCGACTTCGACGACCTCTCCGACATCTGGCTGGACACGGGCGCGGCCCCGGAGCCGGACGACCCCGACAGCCGGGACGACGAGGACGCCGCCGAAGACGGTGCCGAGGCCGCGATCTCCTGCGTCCACCCCGGCTGGCCGGTCCTCACGGGCCGCGGCGAGGTCCTCAGGTCGTACGCGCTGATCATGGCGAACACCGAGTACATCCAGTTCTTCCTGACCGACGTGCACGTCGGGGTGGCCGGGGACACCGCCCTGGTGACCTGCACGGAGAACATCCTCAGCGGCGGCCCGCCCCCGGAGGCCGGCGGTGAACTCGGCCCGCTCGTCGGCCAGCTCGTCGTCGCCACCAATGTGTTCCGCCGCACAGTCGACGGATGGAAGCTCTGGTCGCACCACGCCTCACCCGTACTGGCGGAAACCGACGACGAAGAGGGCGAGGAGTCACCCTCCTGAGTGGGTAGGTGCGGTTCCGGGAGCCCCCGCGGGCAGGAGCTGTCAGTGCGCGCAGGTAGATTCGATCGAGGCCGGTGTGCCGACCGCACTCGGTGCAGGCCTGCCGATAACGACGATTGCAGGAGTGATTCGCGTGGATCGTGTCGCGCTGCGCGGCCTCAAGGCCCGCGGGCACCACGGTGTCTTTCCGCGGGAACGCGAAGAGGGCCAGACCTTCATCGTGGACCTGGTCCTTGGCCTGGACACCCGTGCGGCCGCCGCCGACGACGACCTGGCGAAGACCGTGCACTACGGCGTCGTGGCCGAAGAGGTCGTGGCCGCCGTGGAAGGCGATCCGGTGGACCTCATCGAGACCCTCGCCGAGCGCATCGCCCAGACGTGTCTCAAGCACGAAGGGGTCCTGGAGGTCGAGGTGTGCGTCCACAAACCGGACGCCCCGATCACCGTCCCCTTCGACGACGTGACCGTCACCATCACCCGGAGCCGAGTATGACCGCGTTTTCCACGCAAGGGCAGAGCGACCCGACCGTCCAGCCGGTGCCCACCGCCGTGGTCGAGCAGGTCGACGCCGCCGACACCACCCTTTCCAACCCCAAACGCGCCGTGATCTCCCTCGGCAGCAATCTCGGCAACCGCCTGGAGACGCTGCAGGGTGCCATCGACGCCCTGGAGGACACCCCCGGCCTGCGCGTCAAGGCCGTCTCTCCGGTGTACGAGACGGAGCCCTGGGGCGTGGACCCCGGCACCCAGCCGTCGTACTTCAACGCGGTGGTCGTCGTGAAGACGACCCTGCCGCCCTCCTCGCTCCTGGAGCGGGCACACGCGATCGAAGAAGCGTTCCACCGCGTACGGGACGAGCGCTGGGCCGCCCGCACGATCGACGTCGACATCGTGGCGTACGCGGACGTCGTGTCGGACGACCCGGTCCTCACGCTCCCGCACCCGCGCGCGCATGAACGTGCCTTCGTCCTGGCCCCCTGGCACGACGTGGAGCCCGAGGCGCAGCTCGCGGGGCGCGGCCCGGTCGCCGACCTGCTCGCCAAGGTCACCCGCGAGGGCGTCACGCCCCGCGTCGACCTGGAACTCCGCCTGCCCGAGTAATCGTTAGGGTCTATCGGACCCGCACGACGAGAAGCGGATCCGTACGACGATGAAGGGTCATCCGTGAAGCAGCTGCGCATCAGGACGCTGGCCGGCCTCTTCTTGGTGGCCGGTGTGCTGTCCTGGGCGGGCGCCCGGCTGTGGGACTCCGTGGGCACCCTGCCGCGGGTCCCGCTGGCCGCGCCCATCGTGCTCGCGGTGATCGCCGCGGTGCTGCTGGCCACGGCGCTCTCCCTGCGCTCCCGGCTGCGCGCACAGCGCGAGCGGCGCCCCGGCGCGAAGGGCGTCGAGCCGATGATGGCCGCGCGTGCCGTCGTCTTCGGCCAGGCGAGCGCCCTGGTCGCCGCCCTCGTCGCCGGGATGTACGGCGGCACGGGCGCCTTCCTCCTGGAGTACCTGGACGTCCCGTCCCGCCGCGACCAGGCCATCTACGCAGGTCTCTCGCTACTGGCGGGCATCGCGGTGATAGCGGCCGCCTTCTTCCTGGAGCGGGTCTGCCGCCTCCCGGAGGACGACGACGAGAACGGCGGCACGGCTGCCCCGGCCGCCTAGGGCCGCCGGGGCGGGGCTCCCGCTCGCTAGCGCGCCATGATCAGGCTCATCGCCTCGTTGCGCGTGGCGGGGTCCCGCAGCTGTCCGCGCACCGCGGACGTGATCGTCTTGGCGCCCGGCTTCCGCACCCCGCGCATGGTCATGCACATGTGCTCACACTCGACGACCACGATGACGCCGCGCGGCTCGAGGATCTCCATCAGGGAGTCCGCGACCTGAGTGGTCAGCCGCTCCTGGACCTGCGGACGGCGCGCGTACACGTCCACGAGGCGGGCGAGCTTGGACAGACCGGTGATCTTGCCGTCGGACGACGGGATGTAGCCGACGTGCGCGACGCCGTGGAACGGCACCAGGTGGTGCTCACACGAGCTCTGCACCTCGATGTCCTTCACCAGGACCATCTCGTCGTGGCCGAGATCGAACGTCGTCGTCAGGACGTCCTCGGCCTTGAGCCACAGACCGCCGAATATCTCCTTGTACGCGCGTGCCACACGCCCCGGGGTCTCCCGCAGGCCCTCGCGGTCCGGGTCCTCTCCGACCGCGATCAGCAGCTCGCGCACGGCGTTCTCGGCGCGCTTCTCGTCGAACACGCCGATCGTGCCCTCGCCGTCCAGCGTCACGGGGTCGGTCATGTGTGCCTCGTTCCTAGCATCCCGCACCAGTGCATATGAAAAAAACTGCGCCCCCCAGGCTAGAACCAGGGGGGCGCAGCTTCCATTCCGGGCCTGCTGAGGCGCTCGGGATCAGCTCTCGGGGCGGTCTTCCTTGGTCACGTCGACCGGCGCGTCCGTCGGCCCCGCGGTGACCGCGGGGGTGGCGCCGTTCGAACCGTTCGTCAGTGACAGCTCCCGGGGGGAGAGCACCGGCGGACGGGTCGAGGGCGTGCGCCGCGAGGAACCGGTCCACGCCGGACGAGCCGGACGCTTCACGATGCCGGCGAAGACCTCGGCGATCTGCTCCTTGTTGAGCGTCTCCTTCTCAAGGAGCTGGAGGACCAGGTTGTCGAGAACGTCGCGGTTCTCGACGAGGATCTCCCAGGCCTCGTTGTGCGCGGTCTCGATGAGCTTCTTGACCTCTTCGTCGACCAGCGCCGCGACCTCTTCCGAGTAGTCGCGCGGGTGACCCATCTCGCGGCCGAGGAACGGCTCGGTGTTGTCACCGCCGAACTTGATCGCGCCGAGCCGCTCGGTCATGCCGTACTGCGTGACCATGGCCCGTGCGGTCGCGGTGGCCTTCTCGATGTCGTTCGCCGCGCCCGTCGTCGGGTCGTGGAAGACGAGCTCCTCGGCCGCGCGCCCGCCCAGCATGTACGCCAGCTGGTCGAGCATTTCGTTGCGCGTGGTCGAGTACTTGTCCTCGTCCGGCAGGACCATCGTGTAACCGAGGGCCCGGCCGCGCGACAGGATCGTGATCTTGTGGACCGGGTCCGAGTTGGGAGAAGCCGCCGCGACCAGGGCGTGTCCGCCCTCGTGGTACGCGGTGATCTTCTTCTCCTTGTCGGACATGATGCGCGTCCGCTTCTGCGGGCCCGCCACGACACGGTCGATCGCCTCGTCCAGCGAGTGGTTGTCGACCAGCTTCTTGTCACCGCGCGCCGTCAGGAGCGCCGCTTCGTTCAGCACGTTCGCCAGGTCGGCACCGGTGAAGCCGGGCGTACGCCTGGCCACCGCACCGAGGTCGACGTCCGGGGCGACCGGCTTGCCCTTCTGGTGAACCTTGAGGATCTCCAGACGGCCCTGCATGTCCGGGCGGTCGACCGCGATCTGACGGTCGAAACGGCCGGGGCGCAGGAGCGCCGGGTCGAGGATGTCGGGACGGTTCGTGGCGGCGATCAGAATGACGCCGCCCTTCACGTCGAAGCCGTCCATCTCGACGAGCAGCTGGTTCAGCGTCTGCTCGCGCTCGTCATGACCGCCGCCC
This Streptomyces sp. NBC_01283 DNA region includes the following protein-coding sequences:
- a CDS encoding DUF3180 domain-containing protein produces the protein MKQLRIRTLAGLFLVAGVLSWAGARLWDSVGTLPRVPLAAPIVLAVIAAVLLATALSLRSRLRAQRERRPGAKGVEPMMAARAVVFGQASALVAALVAGMYGGTGAFLLEYLDVPSRRDQAIYAGLSLLAGIAVIAAAFFLERVCRLPEDDDENGGTAAPAA
- the ftsH gene encoding ATP-dependent zinc metalloprotease FtsH; this translates as MDVKRYFRGPVMWIVLAVLAVVVLMQVVGSSGGYKTVDTGQVVQAINDNKVESAKITTGDEQTIKVELKDGQKVKDSSKIQASYIGDQGVALAKTLQDKYQDKQIPDGYTVSPSKQNPFVGILLSLLPFVLIVVVFLFLMNQMQGGGSRVMQFGKSKAKLITKDTPKTTFSDVAGSDEAVEELHEIKEFLQEPAKFQAVGAKIPKGVLLYGPPGTGKTLLARAVAGEAGVPFYSISGSDFVEMFVGVGASRVRDLFEQAKANAPAIVFVDEIDAVGRHRGAGMGGGHDEREQTLNQLLVEMDGFDVKGGVILIAATNRPDILDPALLRPGRFDRQIAVDRPDMQGRLEILKVHQKGKPVAPDVDLGAVARRTPGFTGADLANVLNEAALLTARGDKKLVDNHSLDEAIDRVVAGPQKRTRIMSDKEKKITAYHEGGHALVAAASPNSDPVHKITILSRGRALGYTMVLPDEDKYSTTRNEMLDQLAYMLGGRAAEELVFHDPTTGAANDIEKATATARAMVTQYGMTERLGAIKFGGDNTEPFLGREMGHPRDYSEEVAALVDEEVKKLIETAHNEAWEILVENRDVLDNLVLQLLEKETLNKEQIAEVFAGIVKRPARPAWTGSSRRTPSTRPPVLSPRELSLTNGSNGATPAVTAGPTDAPVDVTKEDRPES
- the folP gene encoding dihydropteroate synthase; its protein translation is MSTLRGRGSVEGLPDWGRCAVMGVVNVTPDSFSDGGRWFDTTAAVKHGIDLVAQGADLVDVGGESTRPGASRVDEDEELRRVVPVVRGLAAEGVTVSVDTMRATVAEQALAAGAVLVNDVSGGLADERMVPAVAAAGAPFVVMHWRGFLADIHATPVYEDVVSEVVDELHARVRAAIEGGIAPERIVVDPGLGFSKDAEHDLALLARLDRLRELGHPILVAASRKRFLGRVLAGPEGAPPPARERDAATAAVSAIAAHQGAWAVRVHEVRATADAVRVAHAVTSAAGGPQ
- the folK gene encoding 2-amino-4-hydroxy-6-hydroxymethyldihydropteridine diphosphokinase; this encodes MTAFSTQGQSDPTVQPVPTAVVEQVDAADTTLSNPKRAVISLGSNLGNRLETLQGAIDALEDTPGLRVKAVSPVYETEPWGVDPGTQPSYFNAVVVVKTTLPPSSLLERAHAIEEAFHRVRDERWAARTIDVDIVAYADVVSDDPVLTLPHPRAHERAFVLAPWHDVEPEAQLAGRGPVADLLAKVTREGVTPRVDLELRLPE
- a CDS encoding nuclear transport factor 2 family protein, producing the protein MTGARTDVEQVELANTAFYEALERGDFDDLSDIWLDTGAAPEPDDPDSRDDEDAAEDGAEAAISCVHPGWPVLTGRGEVLRSYALIMANTEYIQFFLTDVHVGVAGDTALVTCTENILSGGPPPEAGGELGPLVGQLVVATNVFRRTVDGWKLWSHHASPVLAETDDEEGEESPS
- the folB gene encoding dihydroneopterin aldolase, which gives rise to MDRVALRGLKARGHHGVFPREREEGQTFIVDLVLGLDTRAAAADDDLAKTVHYGVVAEEVVAAVEGDPVDLIETLAERIAQTCLKHEGVLEVEVCVHKPDAPITVPFDDVTVTITRSRV
- the folE gene encoding GTP cyclohydrolase I FolE, encoding MTDPVTLDGEGTIGVFDEKRAENAVRELLIAVGEDPDREGLRETPGRVARAYKEIFGGLWLKAEDVLTTTFDLGHDEMVLVKDIEVQSSCEHHLVPFHGVAHVGYIPSSDGKITGLSKLARLVDVYARRPQVQERLTTQVADSLMEILEPRGVIVVVECEHMCMTMRGVRKPGAKTITSAVRGQLRDPATRNEAMSLIMAR